CCAATGGAATCTTTTGCCAATACGAGATGAGCCGTTTTCAACCCAGGGAGGATAATGTAGGAGCTCTTTCCAACCCAGGGAGAATGATGCAGGAGCATATATCTTTACACTTGTATTGTTAATTAAAGTAGTCTAGTTtagcatatattattatattgtgtTATGAGTTAGTCCCACATCGTCTAAGTCATGAAGGTTCCCCTCTCTTACTAATATAAATATGCATATGTACCTCTTTTGCTTATGAAGTTGAGTTGATTGAGTTATATATGAAATAAACTGTGTGCTTATTTTCCTCTAGACTCTTTGAGAGTAACAGGTGCATCCTTGACTTAGCCAACCAAAATGGGTTCTTGGCTACTTTCACCATAGTGAAGTTGTTAACATCGCCAAGATTGGTGGCTCAAGCGACGTCCCGGCATCAATAGGAAACACTTTTTGAAGAGTTACTTTCAAAAGCGTTGCTTTGATCTAATGCAATGGCCACATCAGCAAGGCTCCCAAAGCGTTGTCTCAAATCGAAAAGTGTTGCTATAGAGTAAAGGTAATTCGTTTTTaatctttaagcaacactttcTAAATGTTGTCTCTGACGAACAAATATTATAGTGACGTATTTTATGACAAAGGTATGCACACTAGTATAAGATTTTGTAAGACATGCTTGGTTCCTGTCAACATCTCACATGAGACATcaaacttttataattttagttaatatcTTTAATATTGGTCAGGAATCATATGCTCGTTACTCATATGCTTATCCAATTCAACCAAAAAAGGACACCAATAATTAACAAGAGAGCAAATATATATACCAGCACACTCTTGAACTACTACACTTCACACCGTATAACGATCCTTCATATAACTTACATAGTCTTATTGTTCTTGAAAACGAACAAAAAAATGGAGGCAAACCGTAAGCGCACCAACAGAGGCTTCTTGAAAGGAAAATTAGCACCTTTCTACAAATCACAAACAACAAAGTCTTCCCCAACAACAACTACAAAGGTTAATAAGCCAAAtcattcttctccttcttcttctttgtcgtCGTCTTCTCCCTCCTCTTTCGGTGTTGTCCACCACCATCAAGACTATGCCGTGTCGCAGGCGAAGCCGAATCCAAAGGTTTCCATCATTGTAGCTGATGGCAGGGGCGGTGGTGACTTGATGAGCCGTTTGGAAGAGTTCTATGGCGTGCCGGCAGACGAAAGCGTCGACATAAAAGCAAAAATTTACATATCTATGGTTCAAGAACGTTTATCGCTTGAGCGAGTAAACAGTAATGAATCCATACCCAAcaagtttcaagaaaagaatTGATGATGATCGAGCACAAGGATGTGCATGATTAATTTTAGATGCTGCTGGGGGCATAATAATTCATGGTGAACTCGTTAATAAGTTTGTAATACTGCTAGGTAGTGCAAAACTCGTGTCAATTTTGACACTTTGTGCAGAATTATTACtatgatatatattatatatgcgGTTTTGTGTTGACAGGTAAGTCTGCTACTATATTGTTTGTTGCAACATAGCCTAATAAGCACAACAGCTCCTCTTTTTCAGAAATATAAGTGgataatttttgttaataaaaactcactgaactttaatttcattttttatttttaaaaaatccagTAGATAGTTAATATCGAATCTGCTAATTTCAACCAATAAATCAAACAAGTTCTCTCATTCACCATCTTTTGAAAAActactctaaattttaaatgataaattctaaattgattttatttaattttatgttcagttattctttttatttaaattttaaatgtttattatttttatttttagacgTTTCTTTCTaatgttcttttctttttcaattgttagatgaattttaaactaattaactgaattaatattagtttcttagattttttctttttaaaattgttcaattataattattttagaagATGAACTACTTTTGTTCAAAAGTTAATTAACATACTAAGTTTTTAacattttatcaatttttgtaCAATGCATGCTTTATATGTTTTCAAAGTATTTTATAAGATgactttcaaaatcaatttgtgttttttaaaattaaaaagattaatctaactatatattttaaataaaatcataattcACCTTTTTATTAATGAATGATTTCAatagttaatatatttatatctattattgttattattaaagattttaatataactttatcaaatattatttttgttatttttaattattaaaaacaaCTTTATTTATCGTTTACTTaagaaagcaaaataaaataaagaaaatatatgGAGCTAGACAAGTATAggatttttcttaaataaataatttaatttttctatttactGAAATAGATAATTTAGagataatttatgttttttttatcttattacaTATTTCGTTTATCctgtaaattaataatataagacATTATACCGATTAAGATGTCATGAATGTACATGTATTATGTAATAAAGCTTATCtcgtaaacaaaatatattataaataagatGTGTATAATCAACTCATTTATTAGGATACCAATACATAAAACTAATGTaggaaataataaaattaatacaaagTACTAGAAAAAACTAATACCACATACAATAAGATTTACCTGtataacttatattttttctgCACACTTAACAACCTTATCCGTCTCATTTCGAAATCTcatagaaattaatttttctattactTTTCGACGCATGGTAGGATTAAGATGCAAACATGTCTCATATTAATTCGGTCATAGCATCTCATCTAGTATCAATAAAAACTCTATCTCATACATCTGGATGAACATATTTCTCTCGCCCAATATTTATAGCAGCATAAATATATATCTAATCTCGTTTAGTAAACGAGATATGTAAATAGAACGCAAAAACATGAAGTgtttccaaattttttatttcaataaataaaaaaataaattatttatttaaaaaattaaattatttatttaaaaaaatcctacCATTATAGTAAATATTTGTACATtactttaaaaaacaaaaaaaatggattCTCCATTTGTGCCGCATTTTTTCACTCATCTTAAAACCCAGCAATAAATAAAGTTGTTTCATACTGCTATCCcatcaaaataaaagatatatatcaTTGTAACAAAAAATCAACTTGAGTTGGTTgagtggtcagctcactcgtccATTTAAACTATGATTGGTGAGTAATTAACTTTTAACTTCATTCATAGCTAAGGTCGTCCATTTATTAATAAATGAGACAAAATTGATGTCATCGGAAACATTATTTAAATCATGATTGAAAAACAACACAGTAATTTTTCATTGAACTAACTCGATCGGTTCTATATTTAGGAATATATCATAGCATATATCTACACAAAAGTTAATTTATACGCTGGATTTCATTTATGCCAAAATTTCCTCCTTATTCCTTCTTTGAATCCCTTTCTTCCCATAACATTTATTgcttttagtttagtttttgtCTATAGGTACAATAGATATTTTCGTTACTTTCTTCGTGGTTCCATTACAATTTCTTCAGAAGATATTTGTTGGGTATCATAGATATTTTTGTTACTTTGTTTCTTGTGATTCTGTTACAATATCTAACTTGAGAAGTGGATATAGTATTTTATACATCAAAATCCGCATTTGTCAATGAACAATGGCGTTCACATCATGATCCACTATTCAGAACTACAATGACAATATAGTTttaagaaaaatactaaacggtcattagaatttattagtttagtttttaattaatcattaatatttaaaaatatagataaattatgttattgaattattaaactaaaaaaattgaattaaagacTAAAAgtgatgacaaaaaataataaattatgataactctttaacattttttattcttaaattaattaacttcaaaaaatgattttatttaaatatctaaagcattgtgtaattttttgtattaaatataaaacaatgTGATTTAAACACGTGGAAGTAGAATATATATTGGATTTTCTTTCTCTTAATACGCATAAATAGTTCATTTGATTATCGGCCTTAGTAAAACTATATTTTGAATATGACatgttatatgtttattatCTCACTGCAGAATATTATTTTTGGCAAATcactttttaaaagtattattctTGTCATGTTTCTTGtaagtttttttcctttttttttgttcttccttTTAAGAAGAATCTCACTTGGTTGAGGTGATCTGATTAACAATTGAGAAGTTATAagaaatatcattttttattataagaaaaaCGTTGATTATCTTTGAATTTAGCGTTGTTTATTACCGTTGAATTTACCAGCGGATTTTGCGATGGTTGCAACACTAAATTAATCATCCATGATACGATACTGTTGGATATATATTTTTGACCCTAAATCCAACGATAACAAATggtgcaaaaaaaaaagtttagcgGGATCGCATTTGATCGTCAGATTTTGGGGCAAAAAATCCGACAGTAAGGTAATTAAATGAAACGTGCCATTTTGATCACAGGCTATATGATACTGGAGAATTTTTTCGGCGGTAAATTCTCCGGTAAAATGGACCCTAAATTCAAATTTACGAACCCTTCTCTCATTTTTGTAACATCATCAACATCACTTCTCTCTCCTTTTTCGTTCTCTCTCGCCGTCAACCCGCATCACCACCGTTTGCCATCGTTTCGCCATCGCCAACCGCTTCCCATGACTCCAACCATTGTCGTCGTCGAGGAACGTCCACCTGGAGCTTATTTTTACGATGAAGGAACTTGTTTCTCCCTGCAAGTTGCTGCCTCCGTCATTTGCTGTTGCCAGCACTTGCTTCTGTCAGCTACGACACTACCCTTCCTCTTTCATCTAGGTATGTCTTCTTCCCTTATCCCATTTTTTTGACATTGTTGGTATTTGCTAAACTCTAACCCTACATTCCTCATCTTCAAGTGTCCCCCGCCGCTGCCACCACACCGGTAAAGTCTTTCGCATCGCTAATGTCTCTATATAAGTGACTTATTAATAATAGCTTATTGagttgataaatatttttagtttgatttttctTATAATAACTGAttggtttaattttaatattttttgtgtttagtaaaatattagTAATCGAACTGGAATAGTTGGAGGAATTAAAATGAGTTAATATTGGTTGAATCTACCACTATCTCCTCCAACCTCTACTGCTGCCATTTTCGTTGCTTCCACcaccactacaagaaaaaggtctatggccacgcttttttcttgccacgcttTTATGGTCTATGGCCACACTTTTATGAAGGTGGTGATTGATTACAGATTTAACCACATTTTTCTTGTTACGCttaaaaagcgtggcgaaaagggtctacggccacgcttttatgTGGCAATTGATTCGAGATGTAGCCACGCTTTTTTGTCACGCTTAAAAAGCGTGGCTATAGAGAGAAACaggcacgcttttaaagcgtggcgatagaatTTTATTATGGTGACGTTTTAAAAACGTGTGGTCGcttcttgtaatttttttggcacgcttcaaaagcgtggccaaaaggtttcaaaaaaaatttattttttgtgtatgaGTGAGAACGGACTAACAAAACCCTTGTTCCCCCATTCCCCTAACC
This portion of the Arachis duranensis cultivar V14167 chromosome 6, aradu.V14167.gnm2.J7QH, whole genome shotgun sequence genome encodes:
- the LOC107494818 gene encoding uncharacterized protein LOC107494818, translating into MEANRKRTNRGFLKGKLAPFYKSQTTKSSPTTTTKVNKPNHSSPSSSLSSSSPSSFGVVHHHQDYAVSQAKPNPKVSIIVADGRGGGDLMSRLEEFYGVPADESVDIKAKIYISMVQERLSLERVNSNESIPNKFQEKN